One window of the Eucalyptus grandis isolate ANBG69807.140 chromosome 8, ASM1654582v1, whole genome shotgun sequence genome contains the following:
- the LOC104414164 gene encoding high affinity nitrate transporter 2.5 yields MEVSGAESPGRARFALPVDSEHKATVFRLFSLANPHMRTFHLSWISFFACFVSTFAAPPLVPVIRDDLNLTATDIGNAGIASVSGAVFARVAMGTACDLFGPRLASASLILITTPAVYCSAITNSAISFLLVRFFTGFSLATFVSTQFWMSSMFSPLVVGSANGVAAGWGNLGGGATQLIMPLLFGVIRDAGAIKFTAWRIAFFIPALFQTLTAFMIMFFGQDMPDGNFRKLESSGEKAKDEFSRVLYHGVTNYRGWILALTYGYCFGVELTVDNIVAEYFYDRFDLKLHTAGMVAATFGLANVFSRPAGGWLSDVMARRFGMRGRLWALWSVQTIGGVLCVVLGRVGSLGASVAVMIVFSVFVQAACGLTFGVVPFVSRRSLGVISGMTGGGGNVGAVLTQLIFFQGSKYSKETGITLMGIMIICCTLPIALIYFPQWGGMFCGPSSAKGTTEEDYYLSEWSDKEKEKGFHQASLKFADNSKRERGSRRGDLVTAPEEKASDPEQEA; encoded by the exons ATGGAGGTGTCCGGAGCGGAGTCGCCGGGGCGGGCCAGGTTCGCTCTCCCGGTGGACTCGGAGCACAAGGCGACCGTGTTCCGCCTCTTCTCGCTCGCGAACCCCCACATGCGGACCTTCCACCTCTCCTGGATCTCCTTCTTCGCCTGCTTCGTCTCCACCTTCGCCGCCCCGCCGCTCGTTCCCGTCATCCGGGACGACCTTAACCTTACGGCCACTGACATCGGCAACGCCGGGATCGCCTCGGTCTCCGGGGCAGTCTTTGCCCGGGTCGCCATGGGCACCGCCTGTGACCTCTTCGGGCCCCGCCTTGCCTCCGCTTCCCTCATCCTCATCACCACCCCGGCAGTATACTGCTCCGCCATCACCAACTCCGCCATCTCCTTTCTCCTCGTCCGCTTCTTCACCGGGTTCTCCCTCGCGACTTTCGTGTCCACCCAGTTCTGGATGAGCTCCATGTTCTCACCGCTGGTCGTTGGGTCCGCCAACGGTGTAGCGGCCGGGTGGGGGAACCTCGGAGGTGGCGCGACGCAGCTGATCATGCCGCTCCTCTTCGGGGTCATCCGTGATGCCGGCGCCATCAAGTTCACGGCATGGCGGATTGCCTTCTTCATCCCGGCGCTTTTTCAGACGCTGACGGCCTTCATGATCATGTTCTTCGGGCAGGACATGCCGGACGGCAACTTCCGGAAGCTTGAGAGCTCCGGTGAGAAGGCAAAGGATGAGTTCTCAAGGGTGCTCTACCACGGCGTTACCAACTACAGGGGGTGGATCCTGGCGCTGACGTACGGGTACTGCTTCGGGGTCGAGCTAACAGTCGACAACATCGTCGCGGAGTACTTCTACGACCGGTTCGACCTGAAGCTGCACACGGCTGGGATGGTGGCGGCGACGTTCGGGCTGGCCAATGTATTTTCGAGGCCGGCCGGGGGGTGGCTGTCCGATGTGATGGCGAGGAGGTTCGGGATGAGGGGGAGGCTGTGGGCGCTGTGGTCGGTGCAGACGATCGGGGGCGTGCTGTGCGTGGTGCTCGGACGGGTCGGCTCCCTCGGTGCGTCGGTGGCGGTGATGATCGTGTTCTCCGTGTTCGTCCAGGCCGCGTGCGGGCTCACGTTCGGCGTGGTTCCTTTCGTCTCTCGAAG GTCATTGGGGGTGATCTCTGGTATGACCGGAGGTGGTGGCAACGTGGGAGCTGTCTTGACCCAGCTGATATTTTTCCAAGGATCCAAGTACTCAAAGGAAACGGGCATCACCCTCATGGGCATCATGATCATATGCTGCACCCTGCCCATCGCCCTCATCTACTTCCCACAGTGGGGTGGCATGTTCTGCGGGCCATCGTCAGCCAAAGGCACCACCGAAGAGGATTACTACCTGTCCGAATGGAGCGacaaggagaaagagaaaggttTCCATCAGGCGAGCTTGAAGTTCGCTGATAACAGTAAGAGGGAAAGAGGGAGCAGGAGAGGGGACTTGGTGACAGCCCCTGAAGAGAAGGCCTCTGATCCAGAGCAGGAGGCTTAG
- the LOC104414163 gene encoding putative pectinesterase/pectinesterase inhibitor 45 yields MASARSSALVALIAAATTLLLAHHASAGRVLLGDLCKNTDYPALCSSMVKSKVNAEKATQSAINYLIVQMRQAKVTVSTAKADKSLLEVCTEMYDDALADLTTSLQNLKSGDKPSLQTNLSAVISNLETCKDTFIDASAKLPFEKLIEHLQQMTSNSLALANALH; encoded by the exons ATGGCTTCCGCCCGCAGCTCCGCCCTGGTGGCCCTGATCGCTGCCGCGACCACCCTCTTGCTGGCCCACCACGCCAGTGCGGGCCGAGTCTTGTTAGGCGATCTCTGCAAAAACACCGACTATCCGGCCCTCTGCAG CTCAATGGTGAAGAGCAAGGTGAATGCAGAGAAGGCGACGCAGAGCGCAATCAACTACCTCATCGTCCAGATGAGGCAGGCGAAGGTGACAGTCTCCACGGCCAAGGCGGACAAGTCGCTACTGGAAGTGTGCACCGAGATGTACGATGACGCCTTGGCAGACCTCACGACCAGCCTCCAGAACCTCAAGTCCGGTGACAAGCCCAGCCTGCAGACCAACCTCTCCGCCGTCATCTCCAACCTAGAGACCTGCAAGGACACGTTCATCGACGCCAGCGCCAAACTCCCCTTCGAGAAGTTGATCGAGCACCTGCAGCAGATGACCAGCAACTCCTTGGCCTTGGCCAATGCGCTTCACTAA